In one Lolium rigidum isolate FL_2022 chromosome 3, APGP_CSIRO_Lrig_0.1, whole genome shotgun sequence genomic region, the following are encoded:
- the LOC124703842 gene encoding protein SABRE-like isoform X2: MGIHFTSTKSLPQDDLEEATPHFDVQLDLSEIHLVREDSSSLLEVLKVAVVASLDVPVDPLLPIRVEIDAKLGGTQCNLMLSRLMPWMRLHSLRTKGMKLSKENSHQEISQTKESKPIMWTCTVSAPEMTVMLYSPSGLVLYHACCQSSHVFANNIASKGIQIHTEFGEMLVHMEDGYREFLKENIFGVDTYSGSLMHIARVSLDWGYREIDVQDMAETSRLALVFSIDISGIGVKFGFKHLESLILNLMSFKALFKDLSSSREKDKEKKLEDRGKKKTKGVEILKLSLQKFSITYSGDINILNMPIADPKRVNYGTQGGKVIVDVSADGTQRRASITSEPPGIGRNLRFTASLVISHLSVCIDKEKKSTEAELERVKAMYEEDHSSGVKVTLLDMQNAKIVRRSGGLADVAVCCLFSATDINIRWEPDAHLALFETFLRFKCFLHHNKIQSSEKLINTETVSIKESQHVNIAVGSVKPKSDKRSSIFAVDVEVLRLSAELADGVEANMHVQSIFTENAKIGVLSEGLSLSLNGARVLKSTRIQVSCIPFGTANSLSAKVEPSPKRDWVVQGLDVHICMPYRLPLRAIEDAVEDMIRALKLVSAAKRSILFPDGKENLKKVKSGASSFGSVKFVLRKLTAEIEEEPIQGWLDEHYYLMRNKTCESGVRLKFLDEAISGSVDSSHCSSEGKVLYDGVEVDVHDTAALQKLREEIHKKAFRSYYVACQKKVFAEGSGACAEGFQAGFKPSSRRASLLSLVASELDITLTRINGGDIEMIEFIRGLDPVSQEKDIPFSRLYGSDIALLAGSLVIQVRDYTSPLFSATSGKCEGRVVLAQQATCFQPQIHQDVYIGRWHRVTMLRSASGTTPAIKMYSNLPVHFQRGEISFGVGYEPSFADISYAFQVALRRVNLSSRDKNSGAANQPPKKERSLPWWDDMRYYIHGKIILYFNETKWKILATTNPYEKVDRLQIVSEYMEIQQTDGHVDISAKEFRMYISSLESMMKNCSLKVPSGVPSPFIYAPLFSLNVIIDWQCESGNPLNHYLHALPIEGEPRKKVYDPFRSTYLSLRWNFSLRPMQVQSDNDTSSSTYANSSILCGTAFSSCSRMADVDFPTMNLGAHDLAWVFKWWSLNYSPPHKLRSFSRWPRYKIPRAARSGNLSMDKVLVEFFFRVDATPCCIRHATLTEDDPASGLTFKMSSLKYELCYSRGKQKYTFDCKREPLDLVYRGLDLYSPEVYLVRDVNLSSAENVSKLKTTTQSHGKVANDKCSIGSSQEKHEDGFLLSSDYFTIRRQAPKADPARLMEWQDAGRNLEITYVRSEFENGSESDHSLSEHSDDDDGFNVVLADNCQRVFVYGLRLLWTIENRDAVWSWVGGISKAFEPPKPSPSRQYAQRKMIEERQNADSSGLVQEATSSIHVGSPSVQYTEALGSTSPLHNKANRSSDIAVKYGMFDELDKGGNLHFMVNVVKPQFNLHSEEANGRFLLAAASGRVMARSFHSVVHVGKEMLEQALGTSSLHIPELQPEMTWKKADLSVILKDVQAHVAPTDVDPGAGLQWLPRILGSSEKLKRTGALLERVFMPCQMYFRYTRHKGGTADLKVKPLKELRFNSPNITATMTSRQFQVMLDVLSNLLFARLPKPRKNSLQYPSDDEDVEEEADEVVPDGVEEVELAKINLEQRERERKLLLDDIRSLAGTGDSHTGHLSAESDNSFWMINSGKASLVEGLKRDLLNLQKSRKFASSALRKALQKAAQLRLMEKEKNKTPSCAMRISMKISKVVWSMLADGNTFAEAEISDMVYDFDRDYKDIGVARFTTKYFVVRNCMANAKCDTLLSAWNAPPEKGVMLRVDAKQGAPKDGNSPLELFQVDIYPLKIYLPETMYRMMWDYFFPEEDDSQRRQDIWRVSTSTGSRRTRRMSSGADSIASTSYSVREHELPGRSGTNVSTSINVSSWQGVHGENSQVSKLQSLKANMVCGSHPELRRTSSFERTWEESAVENITNNDVVSLSLLNSSNISSKGDNYSMAENPVAATEMFRSKTKESKSIKSARLSHEEKKIGKSHEEKRTRARRLMEFHNIKISQVELLVTYEGSRLAINDLRLLMDTFHREEFTGTWRRLFSRVKKHIIWGVLKSVTGMQGKKFKAQNQKETLDGTVPENDLNFSDSDGSNHGKPDQFTASWLKRPGDGAGDGFVTSIRGLFNSQRRRAKAFVVRAMRGDGDNEYHDEGSESDGEYPFARQLTITKAKKLLRRKFRPRGQKIIGPTLQDSLPSSPRETTPYQSESSESSYEDFHES; encoded by the exons ATGGGGATTCACTTCACCAGTACGAAATCCCTGCCACAGGACGATCTAGAGGAAGCTACGCCACACTTCGATGTTCAACTCGATCTTAGTGAGATTCAT TTAGTTAGAGAAGACTCAAGCTCTCTGTTGGAAGTTCTTAAAGTTGCTGTGGTAGCTTCTTTGGATGTTCCTGTGGAC CCACTTCTTCCAATCAGAGTCGAAATCGATGCCAAGCTTGGTGGCACACAGTGCAATCTTATGTTGAGCAGATTGATGCCATGGATGCGCCTTCATTCTTTGAGAACCAAAGGAATGAAGCTTTCCAAGGAAAACTCTCATCAAGAAATTTCTCAAACAAAGGAGAGCAAACCAATTATGTGGACTTGCACAGTCTCTGCCCCAGAAATGACTGTTATGCTTTACAGCCCTAGTGGGCTGGTATTGTATCAT GCCTGTTGCCAGTCATCACATGTATTTGCAAATAACATTGCAAGCAAGGGGATTCAGATACACACTGAATTTGGTGAAATGCTGGTGCACATGGAAGATGGTTATAGGGAATTCTTGAAGGAAAACATATTTGGTGTTGATACTTACTCTGGCTCCTTAATGCACATTGCTCGGGTGAGCCTTGATTGGGGATACAGAGAAATTGACGTCCAAGATATGGCTGAAACTAGTAGACTTGCTCTTGTATTTTCCATCGATATCAGTGGCATAGGAGTAAAGTTTGGCTTCAAGCATTTGGAATCTCTTATTCTCAATTTGATGTCCTTCAAAGCTCTATTTAAGGATCTTTCATCCTCTCGGGAAAAGgataaagaaaaaaaattggaggatagagggaaaaagaaaacaaaaggcgTTGAAATATTGAAATTAAGCCTACAAAAGTTTTCTATTACTTACAGTGGTGATATAAATATATTAAATATGCCAATTGCTGATCCAAAGCGTGTGAACTATGGCACTCAAGGTGGTAAAGTAATTGTTGATGTTTCTGCTGATGGCACACAACGTAGGGCAAGTATAACTTCGGAACCACCAGGCATTGGCCGCAACTTGAGGTTCACTGCATCTTTAGTTATCTCTCATCTCTCTGTATGTATAGACAAGGAGAAAAAGTCAACAGAAGCAGAGTTGGAACGGGTGAAAGCAATGTACGAGGAGGATCATAGCTCTGGTGTCAAAGTGACCTTACTAGATATGCAGAATGCTAAAATTGTTCGCAGATCCGGTGGCCTTGCAGATGTTGCTGTTTGTTGCCTCTTCAGTGCAACTGACATTAATATCAGATGGGAACCTGATGCTCATTTAGCACTGTTTGAGACCTTTCTTCGCTTTAAGTGTTTTCTgcatcataacaagattcagagtTCTGAGAAGCTGATCAATACTGAAACTGTCAGTATCAAAGAGAGTCAGCATGTCAACATAGCTGTTGGTTCAGTGAAACCGAAGTCTGACAAAAGAAGCTCAATTTTTGCTGTTGATGTGGAAGTGCTGAGATTGTCTGCTGAGCTCGCAGATGGTGTTGAAGCAAACATGCACGTACAATCTATCTTCACTGAGAATGCCAAGATAGGTGTATTATCGGAGGGTCTTTCTCTCAGTCTTAATGGTGCCAGGGTTCTAAAGAGCACACGAATTCAGGTCTCATGTATTCCTTTTGGTACTGCAAATTCTCTCAGTGCAAAGGTTGAACCATCACCCAAGAGAGATTGGGTCGTTCAAGGGCTAGATGTCCATATTTGCATGCCATACAGGTTACCGTTGCGTGCCATAGAGGATGCTGTTGAAGATATGATTCGTGCCCTAAAGCTTGTTTCTGCTGCCAAAAGAAGTATATTGTTTCCTGATGGGAAAGAGAACTTGAAAAAGGTTAAGTCTGGAGCTTCCAGTTTTGGATCTGTAAAGTTTGTATTGCGTAAACTCACGGCAGAAATAGAGGAGGAGCCCATACAGGGTTGGCTTGATGAACATTACTATTTGATGAGGAACAAAACCTGTGAATCTGGTGTTAGGTTGAAGTTTCTTGATGAAGCTATATCAGGAAGTGTAGACTCTAGTCACTGCAGCTCTGAGGGAAAAGTTCTCTATGATGGTGTTGAGGTGGACGTGCATGATACTGCAGCTCTTCAAAAGCTGCGGGAAGAAATCCATAAGAAAGCATTTCGATCTTATTATGTGGCTTGTCAGAAGAAGGTATTTGCAGAAGGGTCGGGAGCGTGTGCAGAAGGTTTCCAAGCTGGATTCAAGCCAAGTTCACGGAGAGCTTCACTTCTTTCACTTGTAGCTTCTGAACTGGATATTACCTTGACCAGGATAAATGGTGGAGACATAGAAATGATTGAATTTATAAGGGGACTTGACCCTGTTTCTCAGGAGAAAGACATACCGTTCTCTCGACTATATGGGAGTGATATTGCTCTCCTTGCAGGGTCCTTGGTCATACAAGTGAGAGACTATACTTCTCCTCTCTTTTCTGCAACCAGTGGGAAATGTGAAGGTCGTGTTGTGCTTGCCCAGCAG GCGACATGTTTTCAACCCCAAATACACCAAGATGTATATATTGGCAGATGGCACAGGGTTACCATGCTACGTTCTGCTAGTGGTACCACACCAGCAATTAAAATGTACTCCAATTTACCTGTTCATTTCCAGAGAGGAGAGATTTCTTTTGGTGTTGGTTATGAGCCATCTTTTGCTGATATAAGTTATGCATTTCAAGTAGCCCTACGGAGAGTTAATCTTAGCTCCAGAGATAAAAACTCTGGTGCAGCAAACCAACCACCTAAAAAGGAACGCAGCTTGCCATGGTGGGATGACATGAGATATTACATCCATGGAAAGATAATTTTGTATTTCAATGAGACAAAGTGGAAGATCCTGGCAACAACTAATCCCTATGAGAAGGTAGACAGACTGCAAATTGTTTCTGAATACATGGAAAtccagcaaacagatgggcatgtAGATATCTCCGCAAAGGAATTCAGGATGTATATCAGCAGCTTAGAGAGCATGATGAAGAATTGCAGCTTAAAAGTGCCATCTGGTGTGCCCAGCCCTTTTATTTATGCTCCTCTGTTCTCCCTTAATGTGATTATTGACTGGCAGTGTGAATCTGGCAACCCTTTGAATCATTATCTGCATGCACTCCCTATTGAGGGTGAGCCGAGGAAGAAGGTTTATGATCCATTTCGATCTACTTATCTCTCTCTTAGGTGGAACTTTTCCCTTAGACCTATGCAAGTGCAGTCTGATAATGATACATCATCTTCGACTTATGCAAACAGTTCAATCCTATGTGGAACCGCCTTCAGTAGTTGCTCCAGAATGGCTGATGTTGATTTCCCTACGATGAACCTTGGTGCCCATGACCTTGCTTGGGTTTTCAAATGGTGGAGCTTAAACTACAGCCCCCCGCACAAACTGCGTTCTTTCTCTAGATGGCCTCGATATAAAATTCCCCGAGCTGCTAGATCTGGTAACCTCTCGATGGATAAAGTTCTGGTTGAGTTCTTTTTTCGGGTTGATGCTACTCCCTGTTGCATAAGACATGCAACTTTAACTGAAGATGATCCTGCCAGTGGCTTGACCTTTAAAATGTCAAGTTTGAAGTATGAACTGTGTTACAGTCGAGGTAAACAGAAATACACGTTTGATTGCAAGCGTGAACCTCTGGATCTTGTATATCGCGGTCTTGATCTTTATAGCCCAGAGGTTTATCTAGTGAGAGATGTTAACTTGTCCTCAGCTGAAAATGTGTCCAAATTAAAGACTACTACCCAGTCACATGGCAAAGTTGCGAATGACAAATGCAGCATTGGCAGTTCTCAAGAAAAACACGAGGATGGTTTCCTCTTGTCTTCTGATTATTTCACAATAAGAAGACAAGCTCCAAAGGCAGATCCTGCAAGACTTATGGAATGGCAGGATGCTGGTAGGAATCTTGAAATAACATATGTCAGATCTGAGTTTGAGAATGGCAGTGAAAGTGACCATAGTCTATCCGAgcatagtgatgatgatgatggtttcAATGTGGTGTTGGCGGACAATTGCCAACGGGTATTTGTGTATGGTCTTAGGCTCTTATGGACCATTGAGAATCGTGATGCAGTTTGGTCATGGGTTGGAGGAATTTCCAAAGCATTTGAACCTCCAAAACCTTCTCCTTCGCGGCAATATGCACAAAGAAAGATGATTGAGGAAAGGCAGAATGCAGATAGCTCTGGATTAGTTCAAGAGGCGACCTCCTCTATCCATGTTGGTTCTCCTTCGGTGCAATACACTGAAGCTCTGGGCTCTACTTCCCCATTACATAATAAAGCCAATCGCTCCTCTGATATAGCAG TGAAGTATGGCATGTTTGATGAATTGGATAAGGGCGGGAATCTCCATTTTATGGTTAATGTTGTCAAGCCCCAGTTCAACCTACATTCTGAAGAAGCCAAT GGTAGGTTCCTACTTGCCGCAGCCAGCGGGCGTGTCATGGCACGCTCATTTCATTCAGTTGTTCATGTTGGGAAAGAGATGCTAGAACAAGCACTGGGGACAAGCAGTCTACACATTCCCGAGCTACAACCTGAAATGACCTGGAAAAAAGCTGATCTCTCGGTGATTCTGAAAGATGTTCAGGCTCATGTTGCACCGACGGATGTGGACCCTGGTGCGGGCCTGCAGTGGCTTCCTCGTATTCTCGGTAGTTCAGAGAAATTGAAACGCACAGGTGCCTTgttagagagagtatttatgccttGCCAGATGTACTTCCGTTATACTCGGCACAAGGGTGGAACTGCAGACTTGAAG GTTAAGCCGTTAAAGGAGTTACGTTTCAATTCTCCAAACATTACTGCAACAATGACTTCACGCCAGTTTCAAGTTATGTTGGATGTGCTTAGCAATCTCTTGTTTGCAAGACTTCCCAA GCCTCGGAAAAACAGTCTTCAGTATCCATCAGATGACGAAGATGTTGAAGAAGAGGCTGATGAGGTGGTTCCTGATGGAGTAGAAGAGGTGGAGCTTGCAAAAATTAATCTCGAACAGAGGGAAAGGGAGAGAAAGTTACTGCTTGATGATATAAGATCCCTAGCTGGAACCGGTGATAGTCATACCGGCCATCTTTCTGCAGAAAGCGATAATTCTTTCTGGATGATTAACAGTGGAAAAGCTTCACTG GTGGAAGGACTGAAGAGAGATCTTCTAAATCTCCAGAAGTCACGAAAATTTGCATCGTCTGCATTAAGGAAAGCACTACAAAAGGCTGCCCAATTACGCTTGATGGAGAAAGAAAAGAACAAAACCCCATCATGTGCCATGCGAATTTCTatgaaaattagcaaagttgtaTGGAGCATGCTTGCAGATGGGAATACTTTTGCTGAAGCTGAGATCAGCGATATG GTATATGATTTTGATCGTGACTACAAAGACATTGGTGTTGCTCGGTTTACAACTAAGTACTTTGTGGTGAGGAATTGCATGGCTAATGCCAAATGCGATACATTGTTGTCTGCGTGGAATGCACCTCCAGAAAA AGGTGTCATGCTTCGTGTGGATGCGAAGCAAGGTGCTCCAAAGGATGGAAATTCCCCGCTTGAGCTCTTTCAG GTGGACATATACCCACTGAAAATATATCTGCCTGAAACAATGTATAGAATGATGTGGGattatttctttcccgaggaagATGATTCTCAAAGACGTCAG GATATTTGGAGAGTCTCAACATCAACTGGATCTAGAAGAACTAGAAGAATGTCTTCCGGTGCTGATTCTATTGCTTCTACCAGCTACTCTGTCAGGGAGCATGAGCTTCCTGGGAGATCAGGCACAAACGTATCCACTTCAATAAACGTCTCAAGTTGGCAAGGCGTACATGGAGAGAATTCACAG GTATCTAAGTTGCAGAGTCTAAAAGCCAATATGGTCTGTGGTTCACATCCTGAGTTACGGCGGACATCTTCCTTTGAAAGGACTTGGGAAGAAAGTGCGGTAGAAAATATCACAAATAATGATGTGGTATCACTATCATTGCTGAATTCTtcgaacatttcttcaaaaggcgaCAACTATTCTATGGCAGAGAACCCTGTTGCTGCTACTGAGATGTTCAGGAGTAAGACTAAAGAATCCAAATCCATCAAGTCTGCCCGTTTATCTCACGAGGAAAAGAAAATAGGAAAATCTCATGAAGAAAAAAGGACAAGAGCTCGGAGATTGATGGAATTTCATAATATCAAGATTAGCCAG GTTGAACTTCTTGTTACATACGAGGGATCAAGGCTTGCAATAAATGACCTAAGGCTGCTTATGGATACTTTCCACCGTGAAGAGTTTACTGGTACTTGGAGGAGATTGTTCTCAAGAGTGAAAAAGCATATCATTTGGGGTGTTCTAAAATCAGTGACTGGGATGCAG GGGAAGAAGTTTAAGGCCCAGAACCAGAAGGAAACACTTGATGGTACAGTTCCTGAAAATGATCTTAATTTCAGCGACAGTGATGGCAGTAATCATGGAAAACCTGACCAGTTCACAGCATCATGGTTGAAGAGGCCGGGTGACGGTGCAGGTGATGGATTCGTCACATCGATTAGAGGTCTATTCAATTCGCAACGCCGTAGAGCAAAGGCATTTGTGGTGCGGGCCATGCGAGGTGATGGAGACAACGAATACCATGACGAGGGGAGTGAGAGTGATGGAGAGTATCCTTTTGCTAGACAGCTCACAATTACAAAAGCTAAAAAGCTTCTTCGAAGAAAGTTCCGCCCAAGGGGGCAAAAGATCATAG GACCAACATTGCAAGATTCTCTCCCGTCTAGTCCACGCGAAACAACTCCATACCAGAGTGAGTCGTCAGAGTCATCTTATGAGGACTTCCACGAGTCGTGA